The following are encoded together in the Lathyrus oleraceus cultivar Zhongwan6 chromosome 3, CAAS_Psat_ZW6_1.0, whole genome shotgun sequence genome:
- the LOC127131869 gene encoding uncharacterized protein LOC127131869, with translation MGPNVKDNPMPSHGPSSVNNIEVCLNEQHVTKIEEIRRSLVEIHSVLCAHGLFQHDHQICGTCSVNSRGCRKIQDDLQGVLDQGLIQTSRQVSSPESQEQEVNVIIPCFNIPEKVEIAYHPREPVVICPPGPMPYTSDKAVPYRYATTIIENGKEVEIKTLASVTNIAANSRMTRSGRVFAPPVIPSRNVEKDPIVVVPVTREAEGQTSNSTLDKETDELLRIIKLSNYKVVDQLLQTPSKISILSLLLNSAVHREALLKVLDQAFVEQDITAEQFNNVVGSITSCNGLGFCDEELPEEGKNHNFALHISANCQGDSLSNILIDTGSSLNVMPKSTLVKLKYKGGQMRHNGIIVKAFDGSRKSVIGEVDLPIGIGPHVFQITFQVMDIVPAYSCLLGRPWIHEAGAITSTLHQKLKFFKNGQIVTVNGEQAMLISHLSSFSVIEADETTVQTPFQALTIDDYKKSEGSIASFKDAQQIVKTGPTEMWGKVIELPENVNHAGLGFVDGKQVQTSMVRPFKDIFHSGGFINMVAVEEDTFEGKTEDEGPRFVTPGKQD, from the coding sequence ATGGGTCCCAATGTGAAGGACAATCCAATGCCAAGTCATGGTCCTTCATCAGTGAACAATATAGAAGTTTGTCTCAATGAACAACATGTTACGAAGATAGAGGAGATTCGGCGGTCTTTGGTTGAAATTCATTCTGTTTTATGTGCTCATGGTCTATTCCAACATGACCACCAGATCTGTGGTACATGTTCAGTCAATTCAAGAGGTTGTAGAAAGATTCAAGATGATTTGCAAGGCGTCCTTGATCAGGGTTTGATTCAGACTTCTAGACAAGTGAGTTCTCCAGAATCACAAGAACAAGAGGTGAATGTCATCATTCCTTGCTTCAACATTCCAGAGAAAGTAGAGATAGCTTATCATCCGAGGGAGCCAGTGGTGATTTGCCCTCCGGGCCCAATGCCTTACACTTCAGATAAAGCGGTCCCCTACCGCTATGCAACAACTATTATTGAGAACGGTAAAGAGGTCGAGATTAAAACCTTAGCCTCAGTTACCAATATCGCAGCAAATAGCCGAATGACGCGCAGTGGCCGCGTGTTCGCTCCGCCGGTTATCCCAAGTAGAAATGTTGAGAAAGATCCAATAGTCGTGGTACCAGTGACAAGAGAAGCAGAAGGGCAAACAAGCAATTCAACCCTTGATAAAGAAACAGATGAACTACTTAGAATTATCAAGCTCAGTAACTACAAAGTGGTAGATCAGTTGCTacagacaccgtcaaaaatctcgaTCCTGTCCTTATTATTGAATTCAGCTGTCCACAGAGAAGCACTACTGAAGGTGCTTGATCAAGCCTTTGTAGAACAGGATATAACAGCAGAGCAGTTCAACAATGTTGTAGGCAGCATCACTTCGTGCAATGGCTTAggcttttgtgatgaagaactgCCAGAAGAAGGAAAGAATCACAACTTCGCTCTCCATATCTCAGCCAATTGTCAAGGGGATTCTTTGTCTAATATCCTAATTGACACCGGTTCATCTCTGAATGTCATGCCCAAGTCTACCTTGGTGAAGCTAAAGTACAAAGGGGGGCAAATGCGGCACAATGGAATTATTGTGAAAGCGTTTGATGGATCAAGAAAATCAGTCATTGGAGAAGTTGATTTGCCTATTGGTATTGGACCACATGTattccagatcactttccaggttatggatataGTGCCAGCTTATAGCTGTCTGCTCGGAcgcccatggattcatgaggcgggTGCCATTACATCCACGttacaccagaagttaaaattTTTCAAGAATGGGCAAATAGTGACGGTTAATGGGGAGCAGGCTATGCTGATTAGCCACCTTTCGTCGTTTAGTGTGATAGAAGCAGACGAAACGACTGTTCAAACTCCATTTCAGGCCCTGACCATCGATGATTACAAGAAAAGTGAAGGTTCAATCGCGTCATTCAAAGACGCCCAGCAGATTGTCAAGACAGGTCCTACAGAAATGTGGGGCAAGGTGATAGAGTTGCCAGAAAACGTTAACCATGCAGGATTAGGCTTTGTTGATGGAAAACAAGTGCAGACTTCAATGGTGCGACCTTTCAAAGATATCTTTCACAGCGGTGGGTTTATCAACATGGTAGCAGTTGAGGAGGATACTTTTGAGGGAAAGACAGAAGACGAAGGCCCCAGATTTGTGACACCagga